The following are from one region of the Littorina saxatilis isolate snail1 linkage group LG2, US_GU_Lsax_2.0, whole genome shotgun sequence genome:
- the LOC138959805 gene encoding myb-like protein Q, with protein MANFVPGCRVFWVAFFASLTGVMAEQLDSDLIGVVVAAVCIGVLSIVIIVFMAYCCFRRIEYDRKSVLVRKNSESVSTGIAPRWAPNMVPSNRPVYSVPAEPVMYAVPANYYLGHYAPKFMDAEQMHYMQPYQYGYDARGGEGDDEEEHARRAQDYQEYLRQRDEQFRQHEGQLRQHEEQSRQHGEQSRQHGEQSRHHEGQLRQHEEQQHVHHPADVTNVTQVETNESQPNGQVSGDFSASSLNYRVIRKSHKHDKMPEWLRKDYDENEQSMDVGDDVSITSSAGSTRQRISLGAGTPLTAVRAQVSPKDSVLDFDDVLHVARDFTIVDYVEAEQPRASSGAYGVEDDSQGYRINTHTTATSSATAYHAQRLVADTSQASESSTYVPPASTSTPRAPPEVMEDIEDHYRMRRAGEGSAPDLPGSERQATDVQF; from the exons GTGTGATGGCAGAGCAACTGGACTCAGACCTGAtaggggtggtggtggcggcAGTGTGTATCGGCGTTCTCAGCATCGTCATCATTGTCTTCATGGCCTACTGCTGCTTCAG GCGGATCGAATACGACAGGAAGTCGGTGCTGGTGCGGAAGAACTCAGAGAGCGTGTCAACCGGTATCGCTCCGCGATGGGCACCGAACATGGTGCCCTCCAACAGGCCCGTCTACAGCGTGCCCGCCGAGCCCGTCATGTATGCTGTGCCCGCTAACTACTACTTAGGGCACTATGCCCCGAAGTTTATGGACGCTGAACAGATGCAT tACATGCAGCCTTATCAGTACGGATACGATGCgagaggaggggagggagacGATGAGGAAGAACATGCACGAAGAGCGCAGGATTACCAGGAATATTTGCGTCAGCGTGACGAACAGTTTCGTCAGCATGAAGGACAATTGCGTCAGCACGAAGAACAATCGCGTCAGCACGGAGAACAATCGCGTCAGCACGGAGAACAATCGCGTCATCACGAAGGACAGTTGCGTCAGCATGAAGAACAGCAGCACGTGCATCATCCGGCTGACGTCACCAATGTGACGCAAGTGGAGACCAACGAGTCACAGCCCAACGGTCAGGTGTCCGGTGACTTCTCGGCGTCCAGTCTCAATTATAGAG TTATCCGCAAGTCGCACAAACATGACAAGATGCCCGAATG GCTTAGAAAAGATTACGACGAAAAT GAGCAGAGCATGGACGTAGGAGACGATGTCAGCATAACGTCATCAGCAGGCTCCACTCGCCAGAGAATATCCCTAGGAGCAGGTACCCCCTTGACAGCAGTCCGAGCCCAGGTGTCCCCGAAGGACAGCGTCCTGGATTTCGACGACGTGTTGCACGTGGCACGCGACTTCACCATCGTGGATTACGTGGAAGCCGAGCAGCCCAGGGCATCCTCCGGGGCCTACGGGGTGGAGGACGACTCCCAGGGCTACCGCATCAACACCCACACCACCGCCACCTCATCGGCCACCGCCTACCACGCCCAGCGCCTTGTAGCAGATACCAGCCAAGCCAGCGAGAGTAGCACCTACGTCCCCCCGGcctccacctccacccccaGGGCCCCTCCCGAGGTGATGGAGGACATCGAAGACCACTACAGGATGAGGCGGGCTGGGGAGGGGTCCGCGCCCGACTTACCGGGCTCTGAGCGACAGGCGACCGATGTCCAGTTTTAG
- the LOC138959804 gene encoding innexin unc-9-like isoform X1, translating into MKKTNVQNKRTVDSQTRCEIPSLGMDTMERALVRVSSLFIRTPARDDDFVDRLHHNASLVLLLTFAGGALVLEYAGDPINCWTPATFPQDHYTQHVNGYCWTHPLRYPDSSHEIGISGTEAAQQLKKSRLVNFGTAFYRWATLIFVLQAMLFKMPSLVWSRLNRQSGASLTKLRDLLTDAQLNQEERGAKMDEAAQYFHSWLAAYRTPTPRKIFGREISKLACLVQCCGRRSGKYLSVVYLCVKSLYLLNVVCNFVLLSVFLDAEFWRYGITVLTQVLFQGDWHDPVNFPRLLICDFRLHGVVEPEGTTTNKTATDDSKIHPVQCVLTVNMILEKLFVIQWFWLVMLAILTVATLVTWAVHTVCGCAPYFFARKYMRSLTYPAKKEDDDRSGQRFLGSYLREDGMFVLRMIEANTSPMVVKELVQHLWDNFQARNAAFTLELTQEESEFNQVDSMKDQVEIVA; encoded by the exons CATGGAGAGGGCATTGGTCAGGGTGTCCAGTCTCTTCATTCGGACACCTGCTCGGGACGACGACTTTGTGGACAGACTTCATCACAACGCTTCCCTCGTCCTACTCTTGACCTTTGCCGGTGGTGCTTTGGTGCTG GAATACGCTGGTGACCCCATCAACTGCTGGACCCCTGCCACTTTTCCCCAGGATCACTACACGCAGCACGTCAACGGCTACTGCTGGACGCACCCACTGCGCTACCCTGACTCCAGTCACGAGATTGGCATCAGCGGCACAGAGGCTGCCCAACAGCTGAAGAAAAGTCGCCTGGTCAACTTCGGTACAGCCTTCTATCGATGGGCCACTCTCATTTTTGTGCTGCAG GCCATGCTGTTCAAGATGCCCAGCCTGGTATGGAGTCGCCTCAACCGCCAGTCCGGAGCCTCCCTGACCAAGTTGAGAGACCTGCTGACCGACGCCCAGTTGAACCAGGAGGAGCGAGGCGCCAAGATGGACGAGGCTGCTCAGTACTTCCACTCCTGGCTCGCCGCCTACCGCACGCCTACTCCGAGGAAAATATTCGGCAGAGAAATCA GTAAGCTGGCGTGTCTGGTCCAGTGCTGCGGGCGACGGTCAGGCAAGTACCTGAGCGTGGTCTACCTGTGTGTGAAGAGTCTTTACCTGCTGAACGTGGTGTGTAACTTCGTGCTCCTCTCCGTCTTCCTGGACGCCGAGTTCTGGCGGTACGGGATCACCGTTCTGACTCAGGTGCTCTTCCAGGGCGACTGGCACGACCCCGTCAACTTCCCGCGCTTGCTCATCTGTGACTTTCGTCTGCACGGCGTAGTCGAGCCTGAAGGAACGACG ACAAACAAGACAGCTACAGACGACAGCAAAATCCATCCGGTGCAGTGCGTACTCACCGTCAACATGATCTTGGAAAAACTCTTCGTCATTCAGTGGTTTTGGCTCGTCATGCTTGCCATACTTACCGTCGCCACCCTCGTCACGTGGGCCGTCCACACCGTCTGCGGCTGCGCGCCCTACTTTTTCGCGCGCAAGTACATGCGGTCTTTGACGTACCCCGCCAAAAAGGAAGATGACGATCGCTCGGGGCAGAGGTTCCTGGGCAGCTATCTGCGGGAGGATGGAATGTTTGTTCTCAGGATGATTGAAGCGAACACAAGTCCCATGGTGGTTAAAGAGTTAGTGCAGCATCTGTGGGACAATTTTCAGGCCAGGAACGCCGCCTTTACCTTGGAGCTGACCCAAGAGGAGAGCGAGTTCAACCAGGTGGACAGCATGAAAGATCAGGTTGAAATTGTAGCGTAG
- the LOC138959804 gene encoding innexin unc-9-like isoform X3, with protein MERALVRVSSLFIRTPARDDDFVDRLHHNASLVLLLTFAGGALVLEYAGDPINCWTPATFPQDHYTQHVNGYCWTHPLRYPDSSHEIGISGTEAAQQLKKSRLVNFGTAFYRWATLIFVLQAMLFKMPSLVWSRLNRQSGASLTKLRDLLTDAQLNQEERGAKMDEAAQYFHSWLAAYRTPTPRKIFGREISKLACLVQCCGRRSGKYLSVVYLCVKSLYLLNVVCNFVLLSVFLDAEFWRYGITVLTQVLFQGDWHDPVNFPRLLICDFRLHGVVEPEGTTTNKTATDDSKIHPVQCVLTVNMILEKLFVIQWFWLVMLAILTVATLVTWAVHTVCGCAPYFFARKYMRSLTYPAKKEDDDRSGQRFLGSYLREDGMFVLRMIEANTSPMVVKELVQHLWDNFQARNAAFTLELTQEESEFNQVDSMKDQVEIVA; from the exons ATGGAGAGGGCATTGGTCAGGGTGTCCAGTCTCTTCATTCGGACACCTGCTCGGGACGACGACTTTGTGGACAGACTTCATCACAACGCTTCCCTCGTCCTACTCTTGACCTTTGCCGGTGGTGCTTTGGTGCTG GAATACGCTGGTGACCCCATCAACTGCTGGACCCCTGCCACTTTTCCCCAGGATCACTACACGCAGCACGTCAACGGCTACTGCTGGACGCACCCACTGCGCTACCCTGACTCCAGTCACGAGATTGGCATCAGCGGCACAGAGGCTGCCCAACAGCTGAAGAAAAGTCGCCTGGTCAACTTCGGTACAGCCTTCTATCGATGGGCCACTCTCATTTTTGTGCTGCAG GCCATGCTGTTCAAGATGCCCAGCCTGGTATGGAGTCGCCTCAACCGCCAGTCCGGAGCCTCCCTGACCAAGTTGAGAGACCTGCTGACCGACGCCCAGTTGAACCAGGAGGAGCGAGGCGCCAAGATGGACGAGGCTGCTCAGTACTTCCACTCCTGGCTCGCCGCCTACCGCACGCCTACTCCGAGGAAAATATTCGGCAGAGAAATCA GTAAGCTGGCGTGTCTGGTCCAGTGCTGCGGGCGACGGTCAGGCAAGTACCTGAGCGTGGTCTACCTGTGTGTGAAGAGTCTTTACCTGCTGAACGTGGTGTGTAACTTCGTGCTCCTCTCCGTCTTCCTGGACGCCGAGTTCTGGCGGTACGGGATCACCGTTCTGACTCAGGTGCTCTTCCAGGGCGACTGGCACGACCCCGTCAACTTCCCGCGCTTGCTCATCTGTGACTTTCGTCTGCACGGCGTAGTCGAGCCTGAAGGAACGACG ACAAACAAGACAGCTACAGACGACAGCAAAATCCATCCGGTGCAGTGCGTACTCACCGTCAACATGATCTTGGAAAAACTCTTCGTCATTCAGTGGTTTTGGCTCGTCATGCTTGCCATACTTACCGTCGCCACCCTCGTCACGTGGGCCGTCCACACCGTCTGCGGCTGCGCGCCCTACTTTTTCGCGCGCAAGTACATGCGGTCTTTGACGTACCCCGCCAAAAAGGAAGATGACGATCGCTCGGGGCAGAGGTTCCTGGGCAGCTATCTGCGGGAGGATGGAATGTTTGTTCTCAGGATGATTGAAGCGAACACAAGTCCCATGGTGGTTAAAGAGTTAGTGCAGCATCTGTGGGACAATTTTCAGGCCAGGAACGCCGCCTTTACCTTGGAGCTGACCCAAGAGGAGAGCGAGTTCAACCAGGTGGACAGCATGAAAGATCAGGTTGAAATTGTAGCGTAG
- the LOC138959804 gene encoding innexin unc-9-like isoform X2, translating to MAYASMERALVRVSSLFIRTPARDDDFVDRLHHNASLVLLLTFAGGALVLEYAGDPINCWTPATFPQDHYTQHVNGYCWTHPLRYPDSSHEIGISGTEAAQQLKKSRLVNFGTAFYRWATLIFVLQAMLFKMPSLVWSRLNRQSGASLTKLRDLLTDAQLNQEERGAKMDEAAQYFHSWLAAYRTPTPRKIFGREISKLACLVQCCGRRSGKYLSVVYLCVKSLYLLNVVCNFVLLSVFLDAEFWRYGITVLTQVLFQGDWHDPVNFPRLLICDFRLHGVVEPEGTTTNKTATDDSKIHPVQCVLTVNMILEKLFVIQWFWLVMLAILTVATLVTWAVHTVCGCAPYFFARKYMRSLTYPAKKEDDDRSGQRFLGSYLREDGMFVLRMIEANTSPMVVKELVQHLWDNFQARNAAFTLELTQEESEFNQVDSMKDQVEIVA from the exons CATGGAGAGGGCATTGGTCAGGGTGTCCAGTCTCTTCATTCGGACACCTGCTCGGGACGACGACTTTGTGGACAGACTTCATCACAACGCTTCCCTCGTCCTACTCTTGACCTTTGCCGGTGGTGCTTTGGTGCTG GAATACGCTGGTGACCCCATCAACTGCTGGACCCCTGCCACTTTTCCCCAGGATCACTACACGCAGCACGTCAACGGCTACTGCTGGACGCACCCACTGCGCTACCCTGACTCCAGTCACGAGATTGGCATCAGCGGCACAGAGGCTGCCCAACAGCTGAAGAAAAGTCGCCTGGTCAACTTCGGTACAGCCTTCTATCGATGGGCCACTCTCATTTTTGTGCTGCAG GCCATGCTGTTCAAGATGCCCAGCCTGGTATGGAGTCGCCTCAACCGCCAGTCCGGAGCCTCCCTGACCAAGTTGAGAGACCTGCTGACCGACGCCCAGTTGAACCAGGAGGAGCGAGGCGCCAAGATGGACGAGGCTGCTCAGTACTTCCACTCCTGGCTCGCCGCCTACCGCACGCCTACTCCGAGGAAAATATTCGGCAGAGAAATCA GTAAGCTGGCGTGTCTGGTCCAGTGCTGCGGGCGACGGTCAGGCAAGTACCTGAGCGTGGTCTACCTGTGTGTGAAGAGTCTTTACCTGCTGAACGTGGTGTGTAACTTCGTGCTCCTCTCCGTCTTCCTGGACGCCGAGTTCTGGCGGTACGGGATCACCGTTCTGACTCAGGTGCTCTTCCAGGGCGACTGGCACGACCCCGTCAACTTCCCGCGCTTGCTCATCTGTGACTTTCGTCTGCACGGCGTAGTCGAGCCTGAAGGAACGACG ACAAACAAGACAGCTACAGACGACAGCAAAATCCATCCGGTGCAGTGCGTACTCACCGTCAACATGATCTTGGAAAAACTCTTCGTCATTCAGTGGTTTTGGCTCGTCATGCTTGCCATACTTACCGTCGCCACCCTCGTCACGTGGGCCGTCCACACCGTCTGCGGCTGCGCGCCCTACTTTTTCGCGCGCAAGTACATGCGGTCTTTGACGTACCCCGCCAAAAAGGAAGATGACGATCGCTCGGGGCAGAGGTTCCTGGGCAGCTATCTGCGGGAGGATGGAATGTTTGTTCTCAGGATGATTGAAGCGAACACAAGTCCCATGGTGGTTAAAGAGTTAGTGCAGCATCTGTGGGACAATTTTCAGGCCAGGAACGCCGCCTTTACCTTGGAGCTGACCCAAGAGGAGAGCGAGTTCAACCAGGTGGACAGCATGAAAGATCAGGTTGAAATTGTAGCGTAG